A single Phragmites australis chromosome 4, lpPhrAust1.1, whole genome shotgun sequence DNA region contains:
- the LOC133916456 gene encoding uncharacterized protein LOC133916456 has protein sequence MASGQDSSGTTLMDLITSDPSAASAAGASSQQSSGGGSLLGKPAAAGAADRKSKKGTLMQIQNDTISAAKALNPVKALPQRNRKKKPVSYAQLARSIHELAATCDQKRSQRQLVNSVFPKLAVYNSVDPSVAPSLLMLHQQCEDRNVLRYVYYYLARILSDNGSQGLSAAGGIPTPNWDALADIDAVGGVTRADVVPRIVDQLLAESSSDDVEFHARRLAALKALTSSASSSEMMEKLYEIVFGILEKVADTKQKRKKGIFTKQGGDKESIICGNLQYASLSALRRLPLDPGNPAFLHRAIQGVEFSDPVAVRHALSIISEIAAKDPYSVAMALGKNAQPGGALQDILHLHDVLARVYLAKLCRSISRARVLDQRPDIKSQYNSLLYQLLLDPSDRVCFEAIHCVLGKGDSTESTEDRAGGWIRLTREILKLPEAPSVASKGVLSKSSEKSLKARRPQPLIKLVMRRLESSFRSFSRPVLHAAARVVQEMGKSRAAAFALGVYDEGATLQAYSDNVESHDSDLENPMAEATRKANPLSNSHGGMDTIAGLLASLMEVVRTTVACECVYVRAMVIKALIWMQNPHESFEELKSIIACELSDPAWPSSLLNDVLLTLHARFKATPDMAVTLLEIARIFATKVPGKIDADVLQLLWKTCLVGAGPDGKHTALEAVTIVLDLPPPQPGSMSGLTSVDMVSASDPKSAMALQRLVQAAVWFLGENANYAASEYAWESATPPGTALMMLDADKMVAAASSRNPTLASALTRLQRCAFSGSWEIRIAAVQALTTIAIRSGEPYRLQIYEFLHALALGGVQSNFSELQLSNGENQGASGTGLGSLISPMLKVLDEMYRAQDDLARDIRQHDNSKQEWSDEELKKLYETHERLLDFVSLFCFVPRAKYLPLGPTSAKLIDIYRNRHNISASGGLSDPAVATGISDLMYESKEVQKETTMQSGIDPDLAMAWAAGLEDDVWENNAPAVDKVKDFLAGAGTDAPDVDDEEYMNSRPSVGYDDMWAKTILETYEAEEDDGRSSGGSSPESTGSVETSISSHFGGMNYPSLFSSKPSSYGASQQTIREEPPSYSTSVFQRRESFEKPLAGRGGRSFGSHEDEDKSSGNPQFGKALYDFTAGGDDELSLTTGEEVEIEYEVDGWYYVKKKRPGRDGKMAGLVPVLYVSS, from the exons ATGGCCTCCGGGCAGGACTCCTCCGGCACGACGCTGATGGATCTCATCACCTCGGATCCGTCGGCCGCCTCGGCCGCGGGGGCATCATCGCAGCAGTCCTCGGGCGGCGGCTCCCTGCTGGGGAAGCCCGcagcggcgggggcggcggatCGCAAGTCGAAGAAGGGGACGCTGATGCAGATCCAGAACGATACCATCTCCGCCGCCAAGGCGCTCAATCCCGTCAAGGCCCTGCCGCAGCGCAATAGAAAGAAGAAG CCTGTCTCGTACGCGCAGCTGGCGCGGAGCATCCACGAGCTTGCCGCGACATGTGACCAG AAAAGATCCCAGAGGCAGCTTGTCAACAGCGTGTTCCCCAAGCTCGCCGTGTACAATTCCGTGGATCCTTCGGTGGCTCCATCTCTTCTAATG CTCCATCAGCAATGCGAGGACAGAAATGTTCTGCGCTATGTATACTATTATCTGGCCCGTATATTGTCAGATAATGGTTCCCAGGGTTTAAGTGCTGCTGGTGGCATACCCACACCAAATTGGGATGCTCTTGCAGACATTGATGCTGTCGGTGGAGTGACTCGAGCAGATGTTGTACCCAGAATAGTTGATCAACTTCTAGCGGAATCCTCCAGTGATGATGTTGAGT TTCATGCACGGAGACTTGCGGCTCTGAAGGCCCTTACTTCTTCCGCTAGCAGTTCTGAGATGATGGAAAAGCTCTATGAAATTGTGTTTGGCATTTTGGAAAAG GTGGCAGATACTAAacagaaaaggaagaaaggtaTTTTTACCAAGCAAGGTGGTGATAAGGAG TCTATCATATGTGGTAATTTGCAATATGCTTCTCTAAGTGCACTGAGAAGGCTTCCACTTGATCCTGGTAATCCAGCATTCCTGCACCGAGCTATCCAAGG GGTTGAATTTTCTGACCCAGTTGCAGTAAGACATGCGTTGTCAATAATCTCTGAAATTGCTGCCAAAGATCCATACTCTGTTGCAATGGCATTGG GCAAAAACGCACAACCTGGTG GAGCTCTTCAGGACATTCTTCATTTACATGATGTTCTTGCCAGAGTTTACCTTGCAAAGTTGTGTCGTTCAATATCCAGGGCACGTGTATTGGATC AGAGGCCTGACATAAAGTCTCAATACAATTCCCTCCTTTATCAACTTCTTCTGGATCCCAGTGACAGGGTCTGTTTTGAGGCCATACATTGTGTTTTGGGAAAAGGTGACAGCACAGAAAG CACGGAGGACAGAGCTGGTGGATGGATTCGGTTAACTAGAGAAATTCTCAAATTGCCTGAGGCCCCTTCTGTAGCATCAAAGGGTGTTCTGTCAAAATCTAGTGAAAAGTCTTTGAAAGCAAGACGTCCTCAACCTCTCATCAAACTTGTAATGAGAAG ATTGGAGAGCTCTTTCCGTAGCTTCTCTCGTCCGGTTCTTCATGCTGCTGCAAGAGTAGTTCAGGAAATGGGCAAAAGTAGAGCAGCTGCTTTTGCCTTAGGTGTTTATGATGAGGGGGCCACTCTTCAAGCTTATTCAGATAATGTTGAATCTCATGATTCTGATCTTGAGAATCCAATGGCTGAAG CTACCCGGAAGGCTAATCCACTATCCAATAGTCATGGTGGAATGGACACAATAGCAGGGTTGTTAGCATCACTGATGGAAGTTGTGCGGACAACTGTAGCATGCGAGTGTGTATATGTTCGAGCGATGGTCATCAAAGCTTTGATATGGATGCAAAATCCACATGAATCTTTTGAAGAACTAAAATCTATCATTGCATGTGAGCTGTCTGACCCAGCCTGGCCTTCCTCACTCCTGAATGATGTCCTGCTAACCTTACATGCTAGGTTCAAG GCAACCCCTGATATGGCTGTGACTCTGCTCGAGATTGCCAGAATTTTTGCCACGAAAGTTCCTGGAAAGATTGATGCTGATGTTCTACAATTGTTATGGAAG ACATGCCTTGTAGGAGCAGGACCAGATGGGAAACATACAGCCTTGGAGGCTGTGACTATAGTCCTTGATCTGCCTCCACCTCAGCCTGGTTCAATGTCTGGACTCACGTCTGTTGATATGGTATCTGCCTCTGATCCCAAATCTGCAATGGCACTCCAAAGATTAGTTCAAGCTGCT GTTTGGTTTCTTGGAGAAAACGCAAATTATGCTGCATCTGAGTATGCCTGGGAGTCTGCAACGCCGCCTGGTACTGCATTAATGATGCTAGATGCTGATAAAATGGTTGCTGCAGCAAGCTCCCGTAATCCTACACTTGCTAGCGCTCTGACGAGACTCCAAAGGTGTGCATTTAGTGGCAGCTGGGAG ATCCGCATCGCTGCTGTCCAAGCCCTAACAACCATTGCAATAAGGTCTGGTGAGCCTTATAGACTGCAGATATATGAATTTCTTCATGCTTTAGCTCTTGGGGGTGTGCAGTCGAACTTTTCAGAATTGCAGCTAAGTAATGGGGAAAATCAAGGTGCTAGTGGTACTGGTCTTGGATCTTTAATAAGTCCAATGCTCAAGGTCCTAGATGAAATGTACAGGGCTCAAGATGATCTTGCTAG AGATATTCGCCAGCATGATAATAGCAAACAAGAATGGAGTGATGAGGAACTTAAGAAACTTTATGAAACCCACGAGAGGCTTCTtgattttgtttctttattCTGCTTTGTTCCAAGGGCCAAATACTTACCTTTAGGTCCTACCAG TGCCAAACTCATTGATATCTACCGCAACCGACATAACATAAGTGCATCTGGTGGCCTAAGTGATCCTGCTGTTGCTACTGGAATATCTGACCTTATGTATGAGTCCAAAGAAGTACAAAAAGAGACTACCATGCAGTCCGGAATCGACCCTGATCTGGCAATGGCTTGGGCAGCAGGTTTGGAAGATGATGTTTGGGAAAACAACGCACCAGCCGTGGATAAA GTAAAGGACTTCCTTGCTGGTGCTGGAACTGATGCTCCTGATGTGGATGATGAGGAATACATGAACTCTAGGCCATCAGTCGGTTATGATGATATGTGGGCTAAGACAATTCTTGAAACATATGAGGCAGAG GAAGATGATGGTAGGTCCTCTGGTGGGTCCTCTCCTGAGTCAACTGGTTCGGTTGAAACCTCCATATCATCCCACTTTGGTGGCATGAACTATCCGTCATTGTTTAGTTCAAAACCATCAAGTTACGGGGCTTCGCAACAGACG ATACGTGAAGAACCACCATCATATTCAACATCGGTGTTCCAGAGGCGTGAGTCTTTTGAAAAACCCCTCGCAGGGCGTGGAGGTCGAAGTTTCGGATCCCACGAGGATGAAGATAAGAGTTCTGGAAACCCTCAGTTTGGGAAAGCATTGTATGACTTTACAGCAGGCGGTGATGATGAG CTGAGTTTAACCACGGGCGAAGAAGTGGAGATTGAATATGAGGTCGATGGTTGGTATTAT GTAAAGAAAAAGAGGCCTGGAAGGGATGGAAAGATGGCAGGTTTAGTTCCTGTTCTGTATGTGAGCTCGTGA